In Synechococcus sp. Nb3U1, one DNA window encodes the following:
- a CDS encoding ArsR/SmtB family transcription factor, giving the protein MSQIPISALTQVADYFKVLSELSRLQVLCVLKDGAKNVTEIIEETNLGQANVSKHLKILTQAGIVKRQPQGVSVYYQITIKSPTP; this is encoded by the coding sequence ATGTCACAAATCCCAATTTCCGCGCTCACCCAAGTTGCCGACTATTTCAAGGTTCTATCAGAACTGAGTCGGCTGCAAGTATTGTGTGTTCTCAAGGACGGGGCAAAGAATGTGACTGAAATCATTGAAGAAACGAACCTAGGACAAGCCAACGTTTCCAAGCACTTGAAGATTTTGACCCAAGCAGGAATTGTGAAACGGCAGCCGCAGGGAGTCAGTGTTTACTATCAAATCACTATCAAATCACCGACCCCATGA
- a CDS encoding ATP-binding protein yields the protein MAEIQLFPREQVVGIFRGFQQGGMEFHADLVLPYRNEFQNIPMHGQFLLVQLETPDEAVLGRIASFSSEGKLSFGSGEEFNIRAVREDRPIPEDLREQYLKYRVNIRVLGVLRKNGKGLTFVPSHRRLPHVGSKVAFPNDEVLREIAGHNIDGAPIGHLAFGEYIYATGSKSFQSQEWMQVVAPEVLVRFPIESLVSRRSFIFARAGFGKSNLNKLLFSKLYETTPFVTKRAGKQVPVGTVIFDPDGEYFWPDDKGRPGLCDVPALEDKLVVFTDRKNPSPFYQSFVAGGIKLDIRRLRLGDVISIALGPERQEQQNVRKLRGLPQDRWESLVNLIDTNGNTTPLDDICRLLDLNPQRQEAEALAARGNMTAIVKMLHDKSSQLMDMLVHALSEGKLCVIDVSQMRGGQSLVLSGLILRRIFDRNQQEFTAADPKTIPTIAVVEEAQSVLNENAPAAEPYIAWVKEGRKYDLGALLITQQPGSIPVEILSQGDNWFIFHLLSAADLTSLKRANAHFSDDLLSSLLNEPIPGQGVFWSSVGGKPYPVSLRALSFEKMFSLRDPGYNQPAGHTYAQTLCSKFAMAGQTTTTARIPEAPDVSSLFPEETEATETESMDVMAAIEQAAIEAFRQNDDLRQKLEAQNGIPWYGVQQFLMDHLPEHLDDRRQFAYNLVSKAMSAVFGQQSTAWETFKKPSTGKTWIRVRK from the coding sequence ATGGCAGAAATCCAACTCTTTCCCAGGGAACAGGTCGTTGGCATCTTCCGGGGCTTCCAGCAAGGAGGCATGGAGTTCCACGCCGACCTCGTGTTGCCGTACCGGAACGAGTTCCAGAACATCCCGATGCACGGGCAGTTCCTCCTCGTCCAATTGGAGACGCCCGATGAGGCGGTGTTGGGCCGCATCGCCTCTTTCTCCTCGGAGGGCAAGCTGTCCTTCGGCTCCGGCGAGGAGTTCAACATCCGCGCGGTCCGCGAAGACCGGCCGATCCCCGAAGACCTGCGCGAGCAGTATCTCAAGTACCGGGTCAACATCCGTGTGTTGGGCGTGTTGCGCAAGAATGGGAAGGGGCTGACCTTCGTCCCTTCGCATCGCCGGCTCCCCCATGTCGGTAGCAAGGTAGCCTTTCCAAATGACGAGGTGCTGCGCGAGATCGCCGGTCACAACATTGACGGCGCTCCCATCGGCCATCTGGCCTTTGGCGAGTACATCTATGCCACGGGCAGCAAGTCATTCCAGTCGCAGGAATGGATGCAGGTGGTTGCCCCGGAGGTCTTGGTCCGCTTTCCGATCGAGTCGCTGGTGTCTCGCCGCAGCTTCATCTTTGCCAGAGCGGGCTTCGGCAAATCCAATCTCAACAAGCTGCTCTTCTCGAAACTCTACGAGACGACGCCCTTCGTCACCAAGCGCGCCGGCAAGCAGGTGCCCGTGGGCACGGTGATCTTCGACCCTGATGGCGAGTATTTCTGGCCTGACGACAAGGGTCGCCCCGGCCTTTGCGACGTCCCTGCTCTTGAGGACAAGCTCGTCGTCTTCACCGACAGGAAAAATCCGAGCCCCTTCTATCAATCGTTCGTGGCTGGCGGCATCAAGCTGGATATTCGCCGCCTACGCCTAGGAGACGTGATTTCGATCGCGCTCGGACCAGAACGCCAGGAGCAGCAGAACGTTCGGAAGCTGCGCGGGCTTCCGCAAGACCGGTGGGAGTCGTTGGTCAATCTGATCGACACCAACGGCAACACTACGCCGCTTGACGATATTTGCCGACTGCTCGATCTCAATCCTCAGCGGCAGGAGGCTGAGGCCCTAGCGGCCAGAGGCAACATGACGGCCATCGTGAAGATGCTGCATGACAAGAGCAGTCAGCTCATGGACATGCTGGTTCATGCGCTCTCCGAAGGGAAACTGTGCGTCATCGACGTCTCCCAGATGCGTGGCGGTCAATCCCTGGTGCTCTCCGGCCTGATCCTGCGCCGGATCTTCGACCGCAACCAGCAGGAATTCACGGCAGCCGATCCAAAGACGATCCCAACGATCGCTGTCGTCGAAGAAGCGCAGTCTGTACTGAACGAGAACGCACCAGCGGCCGAGCCCTATATCGCCTGGGTGAAGGAAGGTCGCAAGTACGATCTCGGCGCGCTGCTGATTACCCAGCAGCCGGGCAGTATTCCTGTCGAGATCCTCAGCCAGGGCGACAACTGGTTCATCTTCCACCTGCTGTCAGCGGCGGATCTCACGTCCTTGAAGCGGGCCAATGCCCATTTCAGTGATGACTTGTTGAGCTCGCTGCTCAACGAGCCCATCCCGGGGCAAGGTGTATTTTGGAGTTCTGTTGGAGGCAAGCCCTATCCGGTCAGCCTTCGCGCCCTGTCGTTCGAGAAGATGTTCTCGTTGCGGGACCCTGGCTACAACCAACCCGCCGGTCACACCTACGCACAAACGCTGTGCAGCAAATTTGCAATGGCGGGGCAGACTACGACGACAGCCAGAATTCCTGAAGCCCCGGACGTAAGCAGTTTGTTTCCCGAAGAAACGGAAGCCACAGAAACCGAGTCAATGGATGTTATGGCGGCCATCGAGCAGGCCGCCATTGAGGCTTTCAGGCAAAATGACGATCTTCGTCAGAAACTCGAAGCGCAGAATGGCATACCGTGGTATGGGGTTCAGCAGTTTCTAATGGATCACTTGCCAGAACACTTGGATGACCGTCGTCAGTTTGCTTACAACCTGGTGTCGAAGGCGATGAGCGCTGTGTTCGGACAACAATCTACGGCGTGGGAGACTTTCAAGAAACCGAGTACCGGGAAAACATGGATAAGAGTCAGGAAATGA
- a CDS encoding class I SAM-dependent methyltransferase, with the protein MSFDFSTASDSITNPLSYFSDRGEDYEKYRPIYPASAIGTILSDLGYLSQIVAADVGAGTGIGARLLADRGIQVLAIEPNEDMRTSATSHENVEFLVGTAEQIPLDSASVDLVTSFQAFHWFDFDKSLKEFRRILKPSGRLALTWSFWDQDDLVSKEYTRLVFAVSQDQENQFRSGMQPETWLKSIRYQLFWQGLWLPYFTNLQRHEFVSNQSLDLPGLIGLARSQGFTPSEGKGLEKLMSDLAVFHQRSCDRQGLVRLIYRTRLYTAISNHR; encoded by the coding sequence TTGAGTTTTGATTTCTCCACTGCCTCAGATTCGATCACGAATCCATTGAGCTATTTTTCTGATCGAGGCGAAGATTACGAAAAGTATCGCCCGATTTACCCTGCCTCAGCAATCGGCACAATTTTGTCAGATTTGGGATATTTAAGTCAGATTGTTGCTGCGGATGTTGGTGCAGGAACAGGGATTGGAGCAAGATTGTTGGCAGATCGAGGGATTCAGGTTCTGGCGATCGAACCCAACGAAGACATGAGAACATCAGCGACCTCGCATGAAAACGTAGAGTTTCTGGTTGGCACTGCTGAACAAATTCCCCTGGATAGTGCATCAGTCGATTTAGTCACCTCATTTCAAGCATTTCATTGGTTTGATTTTGATAAAAGTCTCAAAGAGTTTCGCCGTATCCTCAAACCCAGTGGACGTTTAGCATTAACATGGAGTTTTTGGGATCAAGATGACCTTGTTTCCAAAGAATACACTCGCTTGGTTTTTGCAGTATCCCAAGATCAAGAGAACCAATTCCGATCTGGAATGCAACCGGAAACATGGCTCAAGAGCATACGTTATCAACTGTTTTGGCAAGGGCTATGGTTGCCTTACTTTACAAACTTACAGCGACATGAGTTCGTCTCCAATCAATCCTTAGATCTTCCAGGACTAATCGGTTTAGCTCGAAGTCAAGGATTTACACCATCTGAAGGAAAAGGTTTAGAAAAACTCATGTCGGACTTAGCCGTATTCCATCAACGCTCTTGCGATCGACAAGGTTTGGTAAGACTGATTTATCGCACACGCTTGTATACTGCAATTTCCAACCATCGTTAA
- a CDS encoding beta-lactamase hydrolase domain-containing protein: MFKEINATIAIGSDSQPEVLKDLTQKGYKTVIDLCTAAEGNQLDASEVKSLALEYVSVPISPKNLNRETLATFKQAIDTSPQPIYVRCASALRACVFSLLFLAEQEGWSEVQYLERFQSIGIDQKPDCPLGNFARNYFAQKV; the protein is encoded by the coding sequence ATGTTCAAAGAGATTAATGCCACGATCGCTATTGGTTCTGACTCTCAGCCTGAAGTTCTGAAAGACCTTACTCAGAAAGGCTATAAGACTGTTATTGATTTATGTACTGCGGCTGAAGGTAATCAACTTGATGCATCTGAGGTAAAAAGTCTGGCTTTAGAGTACGTTAGTGTTCCCATTTCACCCAAAAACTTGAATCGTGAAACTCTAGCAACTTTTAAGCAAGCGATCGACACATCGCCCCAGCCGATTTATGTTCGTTGTGCTTCGGCATTACGAGCGTGTGTATTCAGCTTGCTGTTCCTTGCTGAACAAGAAGGTTGGTCTGAGGTACAGTATCTGGAGCGATTTCAGAGCATAGGAATCGATCAAAAACCTGACTGCCCGCTCGGAAATTTTGCCCGTAATTACTTCGCGCAAAAGGTCTAG
- a CDS encoding VOC family protein — MQVAIAAKRDEIDVNFWRAVLGYVPAADDNAVDPLGHGSTVWMQELNESKPLRHAMHIDVSVAREQAMVRLQAALAAGGRIVDDSHAPSHWRLADRAGNRVCIAAWPDGSTRRLSSGSE; from the coding sequence GTGCAGGTTGCAATCGCGGCGAAGCGCGATGAGATAGATGTCAACTTCTGGCGCGCCGTGTTGGGCTACGTGCCGGCGGCTGACGACAATGCGGTAGACCCCCTTGGACATGGATCGACAGTCTGGATGCAGGAGCTCAACGAGAGCAAGCCCTTGCGGCACGCGATGCACATCGATGTGTCGGTTGCGCGTGAGCAGGCCATGGTACGACTACAAGCAGCGCTTGCAGCGGGTGGACGCATTGTTGACGACTCTCATGCGCCCTCGCACTGGAGGCTCGCCGACCGCGCGGGCAACCGCGTCTGTATCGCTGCGTGGCCTGATGGGTCCACCCGGAGACTATCGAGCGGCTCCGAATAG
- a CDS encoding AraC family transcriptional regulator — translation MSVFSGQSLHVTLQDLPPVFVVYISCQIQQTTGNYIEKIRDGFQRIKDWVQQHGYDPSALKVIGIPHTNDTQLVGYECALELTAAVSPNTGDISTKQLPGGRYAVLSLDKNSATIGETIGRFFTEYIPQHQLIIDSQRPIFEVYYEHTMEYCVPLQ, via the coding sequence ATGAGCGTTTTTTCTGGACAATCATTACACGTTACTCTCCAAGATTTGCCACCTGTTTTCGTTGTTTATATTTCTTGCCAAATACAGCAAACTACAGGCAATTACATCGAAAAAATTCGGGACGGTTTTCAACGCATCAAAGATTGGGTTCAACAACACGGTTATGATCCATCCGCACTAAAGGTGATTGGCATCCCACACACAAATGATACGCAATTGGTCGGTTATGAGTGCGCCTTGGAGCTCACTGCAGCAGTATCCCCTAACACAGGAGACATCTCAACAAAGCAACTACCAGGTGGACGTTATGCAGTCCTATCGCTTGACAAAAACTCCGCTACAATTGGAGAGACTATCGGGCGTTTCTTTACGGAGTACATACCGCAACATCAACTGATCATAGACTCGCAACGCCCTATTTTTGAAGTCTACTACGAGCACACTATGGAATATTGTGTTCCTCTGCAGTAA
- a CDS encoding permease: MFDPFYPFDWLATQIVTKLLGLEVASHLGSSLHFFLYDVPKVLTLLIVISFIVGTFQSFLEPERVRSLLEGRRTFAGNVSAAIVGIITPFCSCSAVPLFIGFLEAGVPLGVTFSYLIAAPMVNEVAVILLWGLFGIKVVLIYIGFGVGLAIAAGYIIGLLKLERWVEPFVWELKRSRQGMVVNNEKDLKTVALTWHQRFEQGRFQSSEIVRSVWLYVVLGIAIGAGIHGYVPTDFIVKYAGVRNPFAVPLAVVLGVPLYANIAGVMPITEALVNKGMPLGTVLAFTMAVTALSFPEIVILKKVLRPQLLAVFVGLMTVGIISVGYIFNYLLA; the protein is encoded by the coding sequence ATGTTCGATCCCTTTTATCCCTTTGATTGGTTAGCAACGCAGATTGTCACAAAACTCTTGGGGCTGGAGGTTGCTTCTCATCTTGGCTCTAGTCTGCATTTCTTCCTCTACGATGTACCGAAAGTTTTAACACTGCTAATTGTAATTAGCTTTATCGTTGGCACATTTCAGAGCTTTCTTGAACCAGAACGAGTTCGTTCGTTATTGGAAGGAAGGCGCACCTTTGCTGGCAATGTCTCGGCAGCGATTGTTGGCATTATTACCCCATTTTGTTCCTGTTCTGCGGTTCCCTTGTTTATTGGATTCTTAGAAGCAGGTGTCCCCTTAGGGGTTACTTTCTCCTATCTGATCGCAGCACCGATGGTCAATGAGGTAGCTGTAATCTTACTATGGGGATTATTTGGCATCAAGGTTGTTTTGATCTATATTGGCTTTGGTGTGGGCTTAGCGATCGCAGCAGGGTACATTATCGGACTGCTCAAACTTGAAAGATGGGTGGAACCCTTTGTTTGGGAACTAAAAAGATCGCGTCAAGGCATGGTTGTCAATAATGAAAAGGATCTCAAAACCGTTGCTTTAACTTGGCACCAACGATTTGAGCAGGGCAGATTTCAATCTAGCGAAATTGTGCGATCAGTTTGGCTGTATGTTGTACTTGGCATTGCGATCGGTGCAGGAATTCATGGCTATGTGCCGACCGATTTTATTGTCAAATATGCAGGTGTTCGCAACCCTTTTGCAGTCCCACTTGCCGTAGTCTTGGGTGTGCCACTCTATGCCAATATCGCGGGAGTGATGCCCATTACCGAAGCATTAGTAAACAAAGGAATGCCGCTGGGTACTGTATTAGCATTCACGATGGCAGTCACCGCCCTGTCATTTCCTGAAATCGTGATTCTCAAGAAAGTTTTGCGCCCTCAACTCTTAGCTGTATTTGTTGGACTGATGACTGTTGGGATCATTAGCGTTGGCTACATTTTTAATTATCTCCTTGCTTAA
- a CDS encoding type II toxin-antitoxin system RelE/ParE family toxin: MKYVFHPEALTEYAEAVQYYAEQRTEVAQAFIDAVEDAVYRIRESPTRYVAIDEDVRQCMTRRFPYGILYTIEPDYILILAVMHCS; encoded by the coding sequence ATGAAGTATGTTTTTCATCCTGAAGCTCTCACAGAATATGCTGAGGCTGTTCAATATTATGCAGAACAACGGACTGAGGTGGCACAGGCGTTTATTGATGCTGTTGAGGATGCAGTTTATCGTATTAGAGAATCTCCTACTCGCTACGTTGCTATCGATGAGGACGTTCGACAATGTATGACACGCAGGTTTCCGTATGGAATTCTCTATACGATTGAGCCGGACTACATTCTTATTCTGGCGGTGATGCATTGCAGCTGA
- a CDS encoding thioredoxin family protein — protein sequence METIKIEILGTGCKKCQQLEANAKEAVANLNLAAEVVHVTDPVEIAMRGVMSTPALTINGKVVGKGKVMTSEEIQPLLQT from the coding sequence ATGGAAACCATCAAGATTGAAATTCTAGGAACAGGCTGCAAAAAGTGCCAACAGCTAGAGGCAAATGCCAAAGAAGCAGTAGCAAATCTGAATCTTGCGGCGGAAGTCGTGCATGTTACCGATCCCGTGGAAATTGCGATGCGCGGGGTCATGTCTACACCTGCCCTAACAATTAACGGTAAGGTTGTAGGCAAAGGTAAAGTGATGACCAGTGAGGAAATTCAGCCGCTCTTGCAAACATAG
- a CDS encoding addiction module protein, with translation MRSIEQLTEELLALPSVSRALLAEKLVESLEFDTDPTIRAAWITEAKKRRDQVRDGSAQPIPGEEALAQVRRLLGQ, from the coding sequence ATGCGGTCGATTGAGCAGCTAACAGAGGAACTTCTAGCTCTCCCTAGTGTGTCAAGGGCACTTCTAGCAGAAAAGCTAGTTGAAAGCCTTGAATTTGATACCGACCCAACCATCCGAGCGGCTTGGATTACTGAAGCCAAGAAACGACGAGATCAGGTTCGTGATGGTTCTGCGCAACCTATTCCAGGAGAAGAGGCTTTGGCTCAAGTGAGACGGTTACTAGGGCAATGA
- a CDS encoding DNA methyltransferase, which translates to MTVNPERIDAVLNGICPYFTMFPLDFPLGILKQHARAGQVVLDPFCGRGTTNFTTRLVGLRSLGVDSSPVAVAITASKLATATVDDILAEARKILTEREARHIPTGEFWRLCFHPTVLDALCRFREAFLEDCTTDARIALRGIVLGALHGPKQKTFPSYFSNQCPRTYAPKPAYATRFWQERGLVPEPIDVLAVIERRAKRYYGTFFDITGAVRLADSREAEALQPENPDTRFDWVITSPPYYGMRTYIPDQWLRNWFVGGPDAVDYTNRDQVVHSSPEDFAADLRQVWRNAENVCAEDAKMVIRFGGITGRRADPLDLIKSSLSDSGWRITTIREAGSATEGKRQADAFLRIKSKPMVEYDVWAIRH; encoded by the coding sequence ATGACCGTTAACCCCGAGCGTATAGATGCTGTCTTGAATGGGATTTGTCCGTACTTCACGATGTTCCCGCTGGATTTCCCGCTTGGCATTCTTAAGCAGCATGCTCGGGCTGGCCAGGTCGTGCTGGATCCATTCTGCGGCCGGGGCACCACCAATTTCACTACACGACTTGTCGGCCTCCGCTCCCTTGGGGTAGATTCCAGCCCCGTTGCCGTAGCTATTACGGCATCCAAGCTCGCGACGGCCACCGTTGATGACATCCTTGCCGAAGCACGCAAGATTCTGACCGAACGTGAGGCGCGTCATATCCCGACGGGTGAGTTTTGGCGCTTGTGCTTTCACCCGACAGTGCTGGACGCGCTGTGTCGATTCCGGGAGGCATTTCTGGAGGACTGCACCACGGACGCCCGCATCGCACTCCGCGGCATCGTCCTGGGTGCGCTGCATGGCCCGAAGCAGAAGACCTTCCCGAGCTACTTCTCCAACCAATGCCCCCGCACCTACGCCCCTAAGCCTGCCTATGCGACACGCTTCTGGCAGGAGCGAGGGCTTGTGCCTGAGCCTATCGATGTCTTGGCCGTGATTGAACGGCGGGCGAAACGCTACTACGGAACGTTTTTCGACATCACGGGAGCCGTGCGATTGGCGGACAGCCGGGAGGCCGAGGCGCTCCAACCTGAAAACCCGGACACTCGGTTCGACTGGGTGATCACCTCACCCCCGTACTATGGTATGCGCACCTACATCCCCGACCAGTGGCTTCGCAACTGGTTCGTCGGCGGCCCCGACGCTGTCGACTACACCAACCGCGATCAGGTCGTTCATTCGAGCCCTGAGGACTTTGCGGCCGATCTGCGTCAGGTATGGCGCAACGCGGAGAACGTGTGCGCGGAAGATGCCAAGATGGTCATCCGGTTCGGCGGCATCACAGGCAGGCGCGCCGACCCGCTCGACCTCATCAAGAGCTCCCTCAGTGACAGCGGCTGGCGCATCACCACCATCAGGGAGGCCGGGTCTGCCACAGAAGGCAAGCGCCAGGCGGATGCCTTCCTGCGCATCAAGTCCAAACCGATGGTCGAGTATGACGTATGGGCGATCCGTCACTAG
- a CDS encoding DNA-methyltransferase: MLENKERAPRNRTITLKDGEEAKYKQRLLRLDKPMGLQEVLNRTINQDLFQVMDFLPKQSVDLLFIDPPYNLNKTFNSSSFKKKDLETYTDWLDAFLAGLEGILKPTSSIYICCDWQSSPAVFEAVKNRFQVRNRITWEREKGRGASKNWKNSSEDIWFCTVSDAYTFNVDAVKLKRKVIAPYTVNGTPKDWDMTEKGNYRLTHPSNLWTDLTIPFWSMPENTDHPTQKLEKLVAKAVLASSNPGDVVFDPFLGSGTTSVVAKKLGRQYFGVELDEMYACLVEKRLEIAEIESSIQGYSEGVFWERNTLNEQVRSIDKKRNSRNGKVAQQQDLFLLAEP, from the coding sequence ATGTTGGAAAATAAGGAACGCGCCCCTCGAAATAGGACAATTACTCTGAAGGACGGGGAAGAAGCAAAATATAAACAGCGATTGTTGCGGTTAGATAAGCCTATGGGCTTGCAAGAAGTACTCAACCGCACGATTAACCAGGACTTGTTTCAAGTAATGGATTTCCTGCCAAAGCAATCTGTTGATTTGCTGTTTATTGATCCACCTTATAATCTCAATAAAACATTTAACTCTAGCAGTTTTAAGAAAAAAGATTTAGAGACTTATACAGATTGGCTAGATGCATTTTTAGCCGGTCTTGAAGGAATTTTAAAGCCTACCTCTTCGATTTATATATGCTGTGATTGGCAGTCTTCGCCCGCTGTGTTCGAGGCAGTTAAAAATCGTTTTCAGGTTCGTAACCGTATTACATGGGAACGGGAAAAAGGGCGAGGAGCCAGCAAAAACTGGAAGAACTCATCAGAGGATATCTGGTTTTGCACAGTTTCTGATGCATATACTTTTAACGTAGATGCAGTCAAACTAAAACGGAAAGTAATAGCTCCTTACACTGTGAATGGCACCCCGAAAGATTGGGACATGACAGAAAAAGGCAACTATCGTCTTACTCATCCTTCTAATCTGTGGACAGATTTAACAATTCCTTTTTGGTCAATGCCAGAGAACACAGATCATCCAACTCAAAAGCTAGAAAAGTTGGTTGCTAAAGCCGTTCTTGCAAGTTCTAATCCTGGGGATGTTGTTTTTGATCCTTTTCTTGGCTCAGGAACAACATCTGTAGTTGCCAAGAAATTAGGCAGGCAATATTTTGGTGTAGAGCTTGACGAAATGTACGCTTGTTTAGTTGAGAAGCGCCTTGAGATTGCTGAAATCGAGTCTTCGATTCAGGGCTACTCTGAAGGGGTGTTTTGGGAAAGAAACACGCTGAATGAACAGGTACGCTCTATTGACAAGAAGCGTAATTCCCGCAATGGCAAAGTAGCTCAGCAGCAAGATTTATTTCTTTTAGCGGAACCGTAA
- a CDS encoding type II toxin-antitoxin system VapC family toxin yields the protein MSEAVYIETSILGYLTARPSRDLVVAANIEITREWWDTRRSKFQLYTSQAVVKKTSQGDTQIATQRLEIIRDFELLELNQSVLDLAEQFLERSSLPAKADVDAVHIAAATIHGMDYLLTWNCKHIANAELQAYS from the coding sequence ATGAGTGAAGCTGTTTACATCGAAACTAGTATCTTAGGATACCTCACTGCTCGACCCAGCAGAGACCTTGTTGTGGCTGCCAATATTGAGATTACTAGAGAGTGGTGGGATACACGTCGCAGTAAATTTCAACTTTACACGTCTCAAGCAGTAGTAAAGAAAACTTCCCAAGGCGATACTCAAATTGCAACCCAGCGGCTCGAAATTATTCGTGATTTTGAATTGCTCGAACTGAATCAGTCCGTCCTTGACTTGGCAGAGCAATTCTTGGAACGTAGTAGCCTTCCTGCAAAAGCCGATGTTGACGCGGTTCATATCGCAGCCGCAACAATTCATGGGATGGATTATTTGCTCACATGGAATTGCAAGCATATAGCTAATGCGGAATTGCAAGCATATAGCTAA
- a CDS encoding heavy metal-responsive transcriptional regulator yields the protein MSMFQVGEVSRRLSLNPQTLYFYERIGLIPSPQRTEAGYRLFSQQDVDRLTFITRAKSLGLSLDEIKDILVLKDRQSLTCKAVYERLDRKIQDIAEEIQQLQVLHNELALLLEQCRTNLSHPDSTHQCVVLEKGTKNSSIVEQETSPDLTD from the coding sequence ATGTCAATGTTTCAAGTGGGGGAAGTCTCGCGTCGATTGAGCCTTAATCCACAAACTCTCTACTTTTATGAGCGAATTGGGTTAATTCCATCCCCGCAGCGCACAGAAGCAGGGTATCGGCTATTTAGTCAACAGGATGTGGATCGGCTTACCTTTATTACACGAGCAAAGTCTTTGGGGCTTAGTCTAGATGAGATTAAGGACATCTTGGTGTTAAAGGATAGGCAATCACTGACTTGCAAAGCAGTTTACGAGCGTCTTGATCGAAAGATTCAGGATATTGCAGAAGAAATTCAACAGTTACAAGTACTTCATAATGAGCTAGCACTTCTTCTTGAGCAGTGTCGCACCAATCTCAGCCATCCTGATTCGACGCACCAATGCGTTGTTCTTGAGAAAGGAACCAAAAATTCATCGATAGTGGAGCAGGAAACTTCACCAGATTTGACTGATTAG
- a CDS encoding (2Fe-2S) ferredoxin domain-containing protein, whose product MDIKPLQKKAKSRGIAVNGQGGYERHILLCTGHRQSGDTCCPAEEGAKTWKYLGKRLKQLTQDGHNIYRTEVECLMFCRGGPLAVVYPEGTWYCHVTPEVCERIIQEHLLEGKPVEEFMFACNPLLEDL is encoded by the coding sequence ATGGATATCAAACCCTTGCAAAAGAAGGCTAAATCACGAGGTATTGCTGTTAATGGGCAAGGTGGTTATGAACGCCATATTTTATTGTGTACAGGGCATCGCCAAAGTGGAGATACTTGTTGCCCTGCTGAAGAAGGTGCTAAAACCTGGAAATATTTGGGTAAACGACTGAAGCAACTTACTCAAGATGGACACAACATTTATCGCACAGAAGTGGAATGTTTGATGTTTTGTCGAGGTGGCCCGCTTGCAGTTGTCTACCCTGAAGGGACTTGGTATTGTCACGTTACACCAGAGGTTTGTGAACGCATTATTCAAGAGCATTTGTTGGAAGGCAAACCCGTTGAAGAATTTATGTTTGCTTGTAACCCATTATTAGAAGACCTGTAA